A DNA window from Streptomyces canus contains the following coding sequences:
- a CDS encoding peptidylprolyl isomerase: MSRVELTTNFGRIVLELADAEAPKTVENFLKYVGNGHYDGTIFHRVINDFMVQGGGFTPDMVQKPTLAPVPNEADNGLKNTAYTVAMARTSDPHSATAQFFINVSDNEFLNFTAKSPNGWGYTVFGKVVEGQDVVDQIKGVRTGSSRGHGDVPTQPVIIESAKAVG; the protein is encoded by the coding sequence ATGTCCAGGGTCGAGCTGACCACTAATTTCGGCCGTATCGTCCTCGAGCTCGCCGACGCCGAGGCTCCCAAGACCGTCGAGAACTTCCTGAAGTACGTCGGCAACGGGCACTACGACGGCACGATCTTCCACCGGGTGATCAACGACTTCATGGTCCAGGGCGGTGGCTTCACCCCGGACATGGTGCAGAAGCCCACGCTCGCGCCGGTCCCGAACGAGGCCGACAACGGTCTGAAGAACACCGCGTACACCGTGGCGATGGCGCGCACCAGCGACCCGCACTCGGCGACCGCGCAGTTCTTCATCAACGTCTCGGACAACGAGTTCCTCAACTTCACGGCCAAGAGCCCGAACGGCTGGGGTTACACCGTGTTCGGCAAGGTCGTCGAGGGCCAGGACGTCGTCGACCAGATCAAGGGCGTGCGGACCGGCAGCAGCCGCGGTCACGGTGACGTGCCCACGCAGCCGGTGATCATCGAGTCCGCGAAGGCCGTCGGCTGA
- the ku gene encoding non-homologous end joining protein Ku produces MRSIWNGAISFGLVSIPIKLVNATESHSISFRQIHTEDGGRVRYRKVCELEDREISQAEIGKGYEDADGTIIPITDEDLAHLPLPTTKTIEIVAFVPGERIDPLQMDAAYYLQAGGAPAAKPYTLLREALKRSNKVAIAKFALRGRERLGMLRVVEDAIALHGLLWPDEVRAPEGLAPDTKVTVSDKELDLADALMDTLGEIDLDELHDEYREALEEVVAAKAAGEAPPEAPERAKGGKVLDLMAALEKSVRDAKESRGEESGEITRLPQRKSARAAPKQTGGKKSTSATKKTAAAKKTTAKSSQGTKKTASAKKATSAKKTTAKKTTARKRTA; encoded by the coding sequence GTGAGATCCATTTGGAACGGCGCCATCTCGTTCGGCCTGGTCAGCATTCCTATCAAGCTGGTGAACGCCACCGAGAGCCACTCGATCTCCTTCCGCCAGATCCACACCGAGGACGGCGGCCGCGTCCGCTACCGCAAGGTCTGCGAACTGGAGGACCGGGAGATCAGCCAGGCGGAGATCGGCAAGGGGTACGAGGACGCCGACGGCACCATCATCCCGATCACCGACGAGGACCTTGCCCATCTGCCGCTCCCGACGACGAAGACGATCGAGATCGTGGCCTTCGTGCCGGGCGAGCGGATCGATCCGCTCCAGATGGATGCCGCGTACTACCTCCAGGCGGGCGGCGCCCCCGCCGCCAAGCCGTACACGCTGCTGAGAGAGGCCCTCAAGCGCAGCAACAAGGTGGCCATCGCCAAGTTCGCGCTGCGGGGGCGGGAGCGGCTCGGGATGCTGCGGGTGGTGGAGGACGCCATCGCACTGCACGGGCTGCTGTGGCCGGACGAGGTCCGCGCGCCCGAGGGACTCGCCCCCGACACCAAGGTCACCGTCAGCGACAAGGAACTGGACCTCGCCGACGCCCTGATGGACACCCTCGGCGAGATCGACCTCGACGAACTCCACGACGAGTACCGCGAGGCGCTGGAGGAGGTCGTCGCCGCGAAGGCCGCGGGCGAGGCACCTCCGGAGGCACCCGAGCGGGCGAAGGGCGGCAAGGTCCTCGACCTCATGGCCGCGCTGGAGAAGAGTGTCCGGGACGCGAAGGAGTCCCGGGGCGAGGAGTCGGGGGAGATCACGCGGCTGCCGCAGCGCAAGTCGGCGCGGGCGGCGCCGAAGCAGACGGGCGGCAAGAAGTCCACGTCGGCCACGAAGAAGACGGCGGCCGCCAAGAAGACGACGGCGAAGTCGTCACAGGGAACGAAGAAGACCGCGTCGGCGAAGAAGGCGACGAGCGCGAAGAAGACGACGGCCAAGAAGACGACCGCCCGCAAACGGACCGCGTGA
- a CDS encoding acyltransferase family protein — protein sequence MHEQLVTVAPRERPAAQRPAERDAYFDNIKYLAIVLVAVGHAWEPLRDGSRGVSALYLLVYAFHMPAFIVVSGYFSRNFDAGPQRLRRLVTGLIVPYVVFETAYTFFTRWTDQVPERPVSLLDPLYLTWFLVALFVWRLTTPLWQRVRHPVPLALVVAMLATLTPSIGDDLDLQRVLQFLPYFVLGLCLKPEYFRLIRRRAVRLAALPVFVVALALAYWAVPRMSGAWFYHRDSAQELGAPGWSGPVMTLVTFGCSLVLVGCFLALVPGRRTWFTVLGAGTLYGYLLHGFLVQGARFWGWYGPAWVHEPLGAAAVALIAAAVVTALCTPPVRRALRCLVEPEMRWAFRQHTARPAHT from the coding sequence ATGCACGAGCAACTTGTCACTGTCGCCCCTCGGGAAAGACCCGCAGCGCAGCGTCCCGCGGAGCGCGACGCCTACTTCGACAACATCAAGTATCTGGCGATCGTGCTGGTCGCGGTGGGACACGCGTGGGAGCCGTTGCGGGACGGGAGCCGGGGCGTCTCGGCGCTGTACCTGCTCGTGTACGCCTTTCACATGCCCGCGTTCATCGTCGTCTCCGGGTACTTCTCGCGGAACTTCGACGCCGGCCCGCAGCGGCTGCGGAGACTGGTGACCGGGCTGATCGTGCCGTACGTCGTGTTCGAGACGGCGTACACGTTCTTCACCCGGTGGACCGACCAGGTGCCGGAGCGGCCGGTGAGTCTGCTGGACCCGCTGTATCTGACGTGGTTCCTGGTGGCGTTGTTCGTATGGCGGCTGACCACTCCTCTGTGGCAGCGAGTACGTCATCCGGTGCCGCTCGCCCTCGTCGTGGCTATGCTCGCCACCCTCACGCCCTCCATCGGCGACGATCTCGATCTGCAGCGTGTCCTGCAGTTCCTGCCGTACTTCGTGCTGGGTCTGTGCCTTAAGCCGGAGTACTTCCGCCTGATCCGTCGGCGGGCCGTACGGCTGGCGGCCCTGCCGGTGTTCGTGGTCGCGCTCGCGCTCGCCTACTGGGCCGTGCCGCGGATGAGCGGGGCCTGGTTCTACCACCGGGACAGCGCCCAGGAGTTGGGGGCGCCCGGCTGGTCGGGGCCGGTGATGACGCTGGTCACCTTCGGGTGCTCGCTGGTCCTGGTCGGGTGCTTCCTCGCCCTGGTGCCCGGGCGGCGGACCTGGTTCACGGTGCTGGGCGCGGGCACGCTCTACGGCTATCTGCTGCACGGATTCCTCGTCCAGGGCGCCCGGTTCTGGGGCTGGTACGGGCCCGCCTGGGTCCACGAACCGCTCGGCGCGGCCGCGGTCGCCCTCATCGCCGCCGCCGTCGTGACCGCCCTGTGCACCCCACCGGTCCGACGCGCCCTGCGATGCCTGGTGGAACCGGAGATGCGGTGGGCCTTCCGACAGCACACGGCCCGACCAGCGCACACCTAG